A single region of the Brassica rapa cultivar Chiifu-401-42 chromosome A03, CAAS_Brap_v3.01, whole genome shotgun sequence genome encodes:
- the LOC103856102 gene encoding gibberellin-regulated protein 14, translating into MRLHPFLISHRMSLSLLSVFIFLQVFANVVFAASNEESNALVSLPTSPTSPAIKPPSPSYKPPSFPTTPIKPPTITPPVKPPTTPVPPTSPPTYKPPTVKPPTTTPVKPPPVQPPYKPPTSPVKPPTMPPVKPPPTYKPPTPPVKPPTIPPVKPPTAPVKPTPIPPYKAPPVKPTPPPPVTTPPPAKPPVNPIPSPPVNAPPVKPPYKPPTPPPVRPRINCVSLCGTRCGQHSRKNVCMRACVTCCYRCKCVPPGTYGNKEKCGSCYVNMKTRGGRPKCP; encoded by the exons ATGAGACTTCACCCCTTCCTCATCTCACACAGAATGTCTCTCTCGCTTCTTTCAGTCTTCATCTTTCTTCAAGTCTTTGCCAAT GTTGTTTTTGCTGCTTCAAACGAGGAATCCAATGCATTA GTTTCGTTACCTACGTCACCGACGTCCCCGGCAATCAAACCACCGTCTCCGTCATACAAGCCACCCTCATTTCCTACTACTCCGATTAAACCACCCACCATTACACCACCAGTCAAACCCCCAACCACTCCGGTTCCACCCACATCACCACCTACGTACAAACCTCCAACTGTTAAACCACCTACAACAACACCGGTCAAACCACCTCCGGTTCAACCACCTTACAAACCCCCAACGTCACCGGTTAAGCCACCCACGATGCCACCAGTCAAACCACCACCTACGTACAAACCCCCAACGCCACCTGTTAAGCCACCCACGATACCACCAGTCAAACCACCTACAGCGCCGGTTAAACCAACCCCAATACCTCCATATAAGGCACCACCTGTCAAACCGACCCCACCACCGCCAGTCACAACACCACCGCCAGCTAAACCACCCGTCAACCCAATCCCATCACCTCCGGTCAATGCACCACCTGTTAAGCCACCGTACAAACCTCCGACACCGCCTCCCGTCAGACCTCGGATAA ATTGCGTGTCTTTATGTGGGACTCGATGTGGCCAACACTCGAGGAAGAACGTATGTATGAGAGCGTGCGTCACGTGCTGCTACCGCTGCAAGTGCGTTCCTCCTGGCACGTACGGTAATAAGGAGAAGTGTGGATCTTGTTACGTCAACATGAAGACACGTGGAGGCAGACCCAAGTGTCCTTAA